DNA sequence from the Thermodesulfobacteriota bacterium genome:
ACTGGCGGCGCTTCCACTAACCTCACTTCTAGCTATGATATGGTTATATATCGATACGAAGGATGCGGGAAGGATCGCTGACTTGTCTATCTCAATATTTTGGCTTGTGTTGCCAACCCTTATCTTCTTCCTGATTCTGCCGTGGCTCTTAAGGCAGCAGTACAATTTTTGGTTTTCATTAGTTATTTCGAGCGCAATAATGATCGGGTTGTATTTGGGCT
Encoded proteins:
- a CDS encoding DUF3147 family protein, which translates into the protein LAALPLTSLLAMIWLYIDTKDAGRIADLSISIFWLVLPTLIFFLILPWLLRQQYNFWFSLVISSAIMIGLYLGYATIGRKLGLPL